From Acidovorax sp. 1608163:
GTGAGCCACGGCGCCTGATGCAAAGCTCTGGTATCGATACCGAGCCGGTTTTCTCGGGTGACGGGCGCAGCATTTACTTTGTCAGCGACCGTGGAGGTGCCCCGCAGATTTACCGTGTGCCCGTGGGCGGCGGCAATGCAGAGCGGGTCACGTTCTCTGGCACCTACAACATTTCGCCCAGCATCAGCCCCGATGGGAAATGGCTGGCCTACATCTCGCGGGTGGGCGGTGCGTTCAAGCTGCACGTCATGGATTTGGCAACGGGTATGGCCAATGCCATCACCGACACCACGGCGGATGAAAATCCCAGCTTCGCCCCCAACAGTCGCTTGCTGGTCTACGCAACCCAGCAACAGGGCCGCGAGGCGCTGATGACCACCACGTTGGATGGGAAAATCAAGGCTCGCTTGGCCGGACAAGCGGGAGACATCCGTGAACCCGATTGGGGCGCGTTTCAAAAACAATGAATTTTTGAGTTTTCTTAGCAATCTGTATTTTTGGAGATTTTTGGATGATCAAACAAGCAACCCTGGCACTTTCCCTCGTCGCATTGATGGCCGCTGGCTGCAGCTCTGGCGTCAAGCTTGACGATGTGCCTGTGGAAGACAAAACAGCCTCGTCCACGACTGGCAACGGTGCCAACTCGGGCGGCACCAGCCAAAGCGGCGTGGCCGGTGTGGATCTGAACCAATCGGCCCGCGATGGCGCTGGCCCCGTGGGTGTGAGCCGCATTGTGTATTTTGACTACGACAGCTATGTCATCAAGCCAGAGTTCCAGGCTGTGATCGAAGCGCATGCCCGTTTCATCAAGGCTGGCGGTAACCGCAAGCTGATGGTGGAAGGCCACACCGATGAGCGCGGTGGCCGTGAATACAATCTGGCCCTGGGCCAAAAGCGTGCGGAGGCTGTGCGCCGCGCACTGGCCCTGCTGGGCGTGCAAGACGCTCAAGTCGAAGCCGTGAGCTTTGGTAAGGAAAAGCCTGCAGCCCAGGGCGGTACCGAAGAAGTCCACGCCAAGAACCGCCGCGCTGAACTGTCGTACCGCTGATGCAATCGCCACTGATCGTTAAGCCGGTCAAAACCCTGCTGGCAGCCTTGCTGGCAGGGCTTTTTGCCACGGCCAGCCAAGCCGCCATCTTCGAAGATGGTGAAGCACGCAGGGCTATTTTGGAGCTGCGCCAGCGCGTGGACTCCATGCAAGCGACCCAGCAACGATCGGCTGAGGAGTTGCGCCAGGACAGTGAACAGCTTCGCCGCAACCTCCTCGATCTGCAGAACCAGATCGAGTTGCTGCGCTCTGAGCAAGCCAAATTGCGTGGCCAGAATGAGCAGCTTTTGCGCGACGTGGCCGACCTGCAGCGTCGCCAGAAAGACATTGCCCAGGGGGTGGATGAACGCCTGAGCAAGTTTGAACCGGTGAAGGTGACTCTGGATGGCCAGGAGTTCCAGGCCGACCCCAGTGAAAAGCGGGATTTTGAAGCCGCGCTGGCGATCTTCCGCTCTGGCAAGTTCGCAGAAGCCAGCACCGCCTTTGCGTCGTTCGTGCGCCAGAACCCGCGCAGTGGCTATGTGCCTTCGTCGCGTTTTTGGCTGGGCAATGCCCAGTATGCGCAGCGTGACTACAAGGAAGCCATTGGCAACTTCAAGCAGTTGTTGACGGATGCTCCGACCCATGCTCGTGCCCCTGAAGCTGCGCTGTCGATTGCCAACTGCCAGTTGGAGTTGAAGGACAACCGGGCTTCCCGCAAGACGCTGGAAGATTTGGTTCGCGCGTACCCGCAGTCTGAGGCAGCCGCAGCGGCGAAAGAGCGACTTGCCCGGCTCAAGTGATCCCTTTGCGCCCGTTGACCTGAGTGGTTCTGGTGCCGTGCCTGGCTCAGTGGCCCCTGACGAGGTCACGCAACGCCGGTTTGGCGGACTGGAGCGGCTCTACGGCGTAGCGGGTGCGCAGCGCATTCGCGGCGCGCATGTGGTCGTTGTGGGTGTGGGTGGTGTGGGCTCCTGGGCTGCTGAGGCCTTGGCCCGCAGCGGCGTGGGGCACCTGACACTCATCGATATGGACCATGTTGCAGAGTCCAACATCAATCGCCAGATCCATGCGCTCTCGGGCACCTTGGGCCAAGCCAAGGTGCTGGCCATGCGCGACCGCATTGCCCAGATCAACCCCATTTGCAGGGTGGATTGCATTGACGACTTTGTGGATGCCGACAACTGGCCGGGTTTGCTGGCGGGCGTTGCTGTGGATGCTGTGATCGACGCGTGCGATCAGGTGAAGGCAAAGACCGCCATGGCGGCCTGGGCGCTTTCTGGCAAACATCGCCTGATCTCGGTGGGGGCGGCAGGGGGGAAACGCCTGGCCCACAAAGTGGACATCGACGATCTGTCTGCTACAACCCACGACCCCTTGCTGGCGCAGCTGCGCTACCGTTTGCGCAAGCACCATCGGGCTGCGCGCGATGGGAAAAAAATGGGCGTGGTGTGCGTCTTCAGCCGTGAAGCGGTTGCGCCACCCGATGCGTCTTGCATGCTGGCTGGCGAAGGGGATGGCTCGCTCAACTGCCATGGCTATGGCTCGGTGGTTGCGGTGACGGCCACCTTTGGTCAGTGTGCCGCCGGATGGGTGATCGACAAAATAGCAGAGACTTCTTTGAAGTCCTGAAATTCAAGCTATAATTTGAGTCTTTACAGAAATGTAAAAGCCCAGGTTGGGACGTTAGCTCAGTTGGTAGAGCAGCGGACTTTTAATCCGTTGGTCACTGGTTCGAATCCAGTACGTCCTACCACCCAATTCGGCATTTGCCGCAAAACCCGCTCTTGAAAAAGTAGCGGGTTTTTGTTTTTGGTCGATGGGTTGCTGGGTGCTGTGGTGCCCCCTGGAAAGGGGGCTAGGGCGAACCTGCCGCCAAAGCAGGTTGGCCCTGAGTATTTATCGTTGTGTGCCAGCCTTGTTGGTGTGTGGCTTTGCGGTCCTTCGGTGGCTGCTGGGCTTGGCCTTGTTGCGATGGGTGGGCTTGGCGTGAGCGCTTTTCTGCACAGAATGTCCTTTCGTGCTGTGGTTGACGCTCTTGGCCATGATGACCGGTGACATTGCGAGCGCGAGCGCGAGGACAAGGATTTTTTTCATGTTGTGATTACTCCTGGTTGCCGAAATTGGCGCAGCGATGTTGCGTGAAGTCGGGCCGCTTTGCAACTGATAGCAGAGTAATTCATCGGTTTGTCGTTTGTATGTTCCATGCCTGCATGACGGCATGACGGCACTGAGGACTGACGTGGGACAAGTGAGGTCGTAAACAGGTTCTAAGACCTGCTGGATGGGGCTGCACGCGGTGGTGGTGCGCTCGCATCAAGGAAAATACAGCAATGCGTGTAGTCTGGGCTTGCAAGAGCGGCCCTGCGCACCGATCTATCAACCAACCAGCGCCGTCGCGCGCTACAACACCTAGAAAGAGAACCGCCATGGGCGCACAGTGGAAAGCAAAAGGCAAGGCCCTTGTGGCCGACGCCAAAGGGAAGCTGTTTGGCAAGCTGGTCAAGGAAATCACCGTGGCTGCCCGTGGTGGCGCCGACCCCGCCAGCAATTCCCGCCTGCGTTTGGTGGTCGAGCAGGCTCGCAAGGCGTCCATGCCCAAAGACACTCTGGAGCGCGCCATCAAAAAGGGCTCTGGCACAGGTGCTGATGCGGTCAACTACGAGCGCGTCATTTATGAAGGTTTTGCGCCCCATCAGGTTGCAGTGATGGTTGAATGCCTGACGGACAATGTGAACCGGACGGCCCCTGAAATGCGGGTGTTGTTCCGCAAGGGGCAATTGGGCACTTCTGGCTCGGTGGCGTGGGATTTCAACCACGTGGGCATGATTGAAGCGGAACCCGCCAAGCCTGACGCAGACCCTGAACTGGCTGCCATTGAGGCGGGCGCCCAGGACTTTGAAGCCGGGGATGAAGAGGGCACGACCACGTTCTGGACAGACCCAACGGACCTTGACTTGGTTAGCCGTGCACTGCCCGCGCAAGGCTTTACCGTGTTGTCTGCCAAGCTGGGCTACAAGCCCAAGAATCCTGTCAATCCCGCCAACCTGACGGCCGAGCAGCTGGAAGAAGTGGAAAATTTCTTGGCTGCGATTGATGGCAACGACGATGTGCAAAATGTTTTTGTGAGCTTGGCAGGCTGAGCGTTTGCGCTGGCATGGGCTGCCTTCGTCTTGCATGGCGGCCACCAGCGCTGGCGCATTGCCGCCGCTGGGCTCTGGCTGACGCCTGCACCCATGCATGCACGGATGCACTGCCTTCAGTGCCCGTGCTGTTCAACTGGATAGACACCCGATGACCGACCATTACGCAGCCTTGGGGCTAGCGGCCAACGCCTCGCTGGCCGATATCAAAAAGGCTTTTCGGCAAAAGGCTTCGTTCTATCACCCTGACAAGAACGATGCCCCCGATGCAGCCCAGCGCTTTGCCTCCGTGCAAAAAGCCTATGAGGTGCTGTCCGACGACGAGGCGCGCCAAGCCTATGACGACAACCGCCGCCGTAACCTGCTGGACGATCCGCTGCAGACCGCCCAGGAAATCTGGCAAACCTACACCCACAACATCCTTGCCCCGTGAAAATCTCTCCTTACTTCCATGACCTGCGATCTGCTTACCAAGCCGAGATCGATGACCTGACCGAAGACTCCGAAGGCAAAGACGTTCTGCGCAAGCGGCTTGCCCAAAAGCGGTCTGAAATCGGCTTTTTGGTGAAGATGATGGAACTCGCCCCTGAGATGGTGGCGGTGGTGTTTCACCAGGGATTTCGGTTTGGCCGAGCCAGTGCGTTGGAGCAGGTGCTGGCCTGTGGTCAGGACGAGCTGCCACAGTGGTCCGCGCTGGACAGCGTTGTCACCCTGGAGCCCTGGGCGGCCGCCCTGGCCAAAACCGTGCTGAGTGAGCCGGGTGGAGAGCGCTTCATGGTGGTGGCTGCGGGGCTGGAGTATTTGCTGCAGCACGCGCGCTTTGCCGCCGCAGCCCAGGGCGACGATGAGGGCCAGTCCGATGAGGACGATGCCGATGCTGCGGAGCACGACGATGGCTACGATGCGCTGAGCGCGGACGATGCGGCCGACCCGCACAACAGCCGCAGCCGCGAAGAAGCCAGTTCCAACTGGCTGGCCGATGTGGGCTTTGAGCGCAAAGACTGAACTGCACACCAACCATCCACGTACCGATTTTTATGAGCAACCACCTGACACTTATCACCAAGACCACCAGCCTTATTGCAGCCGGCGATATCGTGGGTGCCGAGTCGGCACTGGCTGAGTTGGCAGACACCGATGGCGACAACGCTCTGATGGTCGTGCTGGACCAACTGGCGCCCAAAGATATTCTGGCGGTGATGCGCGAGTACGACGACTCGAAGGCGTCTGTGGTCAATATGTTGGTCACGCCCGAGCAATTTGCCCGGGCCATGGTGCTGGAGAAACAGTACAAGGACCTGACCCACACGCACCTGCGCAGCATGGTCAACGCGGTGGTGTTCCGCGACGATGCCGACCCTATCGAATTCTTGACGGCCATTGGCGACCTGGACGGTGGCGCCGAAGCCCTGGCCAACTACTTTGCGGAAAAGTGGAGTCGCGTGGAGTCCTTTGCGCGCACTGGCACCTTCGATGCCACCGAAGACTATGGACTGATGCTGAGCGACGATGAGCTGCTGGCCTCAGGCTATGTGCAACCGCGCGTGGACTTGGACGAAGTGGCCGACCGCGACTGGATGCAGATGGCTTGGCTGCTGCGCTATGAGTGCCGCGATCTGTTCATTGAAACCTTGCTGGTGCTGCGGGCCAAGGCCAGGGCTTTTGATTTGGGCCTGGACGAAACCGATGAGCCTGCAGAGGAAGACGACGGCAAGTTTGAAACCAGCGAAACAGACCGGGGCAAGGCCACGCCTGCCGCCCGGGTGTCAGACGAAGAGTCTGCCATTTAAAGACTGCCAGTCCCTGAGGCCTTTTGCGCCTTTCTCCCTCCTTGGAGCGGCTGAGCCACTGCTGAGGGGACTCGCCAGTGCGGCCGGGCTGTCCCTGCGCGGCGGGGCCTGGTGGGGGCTGCGCGAGCTGCATGGCCCGTGAACAATACATAGCGCGATGGATACCAACATGACCCTGCCTGATACGCCTTCCTCCGATGTCCATCCGGTGGGAGCCGCTCACGCCCTGCAGCTGCACGATGCCCGTCCGTTCTTTGACAAGGTACTGGCCCATGGCGTGCAGCACGGCATCATTGATGCGCAGCGGCTGGCTGCCATCCACACCGACGCGCCCAAAGGCATTGTGCAGATTGCCCGGTACTTTGGCAGCGAGTTCCTGCGCCCCGAGCTGGAGAAGGCCCGTGACCGCATGGTCAACCTCATCAGCTTGTACCTGCTGGATACGACGGGGGGAGATTTGACCAAAGCAGCCGTCTCGCTGCGCGACAACTCCTTGCTGTCGCGCTCCAAAGGCGGCTCGGACATGCTCAAGCGCCTGATTGCCATGCCTGAGAGCAGCAACTTCGGCATGGCGGGCTACGACGATGCGCAAACGCCGCTGTTGGCCGTGTGGTCGCTACGCAGCCATGCCGAATACCAAGCAGAACTGGCCCGGCGCAGCCACATCGGCCAAGCCATCGCTGCGGCCCAATGGCTGGCTGAGCAGTACGACCTGGACGTGGACGAGCTGGAGGCGGCGGGGGCAGATGCCGAGGCGGTGATTCGCACCGGGTTGCTGATGCAAGCACTGGCCCCGCAGGCCCTGGCGATGGGCGAATGGCCCCACACGGTGGCATTTGAAAAACTGGTGACCACGCTGCGCAAAAAGAAGCAACCTGTGCCTGCCGCATTGCGCCTGCCCACGGGCTTGCCTGCGGCCTTGCGCGATGCTTTGCAGGCGCAATGCCAAGCCGTGCTGGCCGATATGCCCAAGCTGCTGGACGGCGCGGTGCCACTGCGCACCCTGTTGCGCCCCACCGGCGTGTTCCGGGCCCGGTACTTTTTGCTGGACGACCCCTTGGCCGAGGTGGACAGCTACCACCGAAGCCTCGATGCGCTGCAAGAGGGGGATGAGCCTCCTTTGCCCGCCAGCAAGCTGTGGCTTAAAACCACCCAGGGCAATGAGGACGAACACTCCTTGCTCACGCTGTTCGCGTGCCTGGCTGTAGGGGCGCCGAAAAAGACCCTGTTGACTGAAAAAACGGCCACCAGCCTGGTGCGCAAAATCCGCAAGAGCGGCTGGCAGCCGGAGCTGGCGGCCCAGTTCATTCGCGACAACGCCCCTGGCGTGTACCAGAACGATTACCTGGCGCTGTGGGCCGGCTTTGTGCAAGACGCGGCCAAGACCCTGACCAGCGACATGGACTACCAGATGCATGACGCGCTGGCGCTGCTGCGGCGCGAGTGCAGTGTGGTTGGCTGACTCAAGGAGTTTCACGCCCCCGATTATGCAGCACGGCGTGCTGCGCATCCTGCTGCAGACACAGGCCAACCCGCACCGGCTGAAGCTGGAGTTGACCGAGAGCGTCCTGGCCGAAGACGTAGATGCCGTGGTTTGCAAGATGCAGGTGCTCAAAGCCGTGGGCATCAGCTTTTCGCTGGACGACTTTGGCACGGGGTATTCTTCCCTGAGCTACCTCAAACGCCTGCCGCTGGACCAGCTCAAGATCGACCAGTCCTTTGTGCGCGACGTGACCACCCATGCCAGCGACGCCTCCATTGTGCGGGCCGTCATTGCGTTGGGGCAGGGGCAGGGGCAGGGGCAGGGGCAGGGGCAGGGGCTGAACGTGATGGTCGAAGGCGTTGAAACGGTCGAGCAGCAACGCCTGTTGCGGGCCTACGGCTGCGACAGCTACCAGGGGTATCTGTTTGGCCGCCCTGCGACCATAGAAGAGTTCGAGGCCGCCATGGGGCATGGCTTGGCCTCTTTGAACCTGTGGCGGGGCGCAAGCCCGCTGGGCGCCTTTACTGCGTTCCCTGGCAAATACCTTGCATCGAAGTCATCTAGCGCTCTATCGCAGCCCCCTTGGGTTAACATTTGATACATATTCCTGTTCTGAGGCTCTGGTTCGCACGACGCAGTGGTGCGGCGCAGGGCTGAAACGCTCGCTCGTCGGCTGCCCCTTTTCCTTCATCCTGTGCACAGCCCCACGATCATCGTTCTGGCCGCCATCCTTGCGGCACTGGTCACCACGGTGCTGTATGTCGTCTGGTACTTCAACAAAAGCATCCCCGGCTTGCGCTGGTGGACGCTGTCGTTCCTGTGCGCTTCGGTGTTTTGCACCCACTTGCTGGTGCGTGAGCGCCTGCCGGAAGTGGCGTCGGTGGTGCTCACGCAAACCGTCATCGCCCTGGCCGCCTATTTCTGCTTTCTGGGCAGCCGCCTGTATGTGGGCCGCTCACTGCCGTTCCATGGCTACGCGGTGGCAGCCATTGCTGCGGTGGTTGGGGTGTCGGTTTATTTCACGTTGGAGCATTCACACACTGGCATTCGGTTTGCATTGAGTGGGCTGGTGGCG
This genomic window contains:
- a CDS encoding DnaJ domain-containing protein, translated to MTDHYAALGLAANASLADIKKAFRQKASFYHPDKNDAPDAAQRFASVQKAYEVLSDDEARQAYDDNRRRNLLDDPLQTAQEIWQTYTHNILAP
- a CDS encoding EAL domain-containing protein, which produces MTRWRCCGASAVWLADSRSFTPPIMQHGVLRILLQTQANPHRLKLELTESVLAEDVDAVVCKMQVLKAVGISFSLDDFGTGYSSLSYLKRLPLDQLKIDQSFVRDVTTHASDASIVRAVIALGQGQGQGQGQGQGLNVMVEGVETVEQQRLLRAYGCDSYQGYLFGRPATIEEFEAAMGHGLASLNLWRGASPLGAFTAFPGKYLASKSSSALSQPPWVNI
- a CDS encoding ThiF family adenylyltransferase produces the protein MPGSVAPDEVTQRRFGGLERLYGVAGAQRIRGAHVVVVGVGGVGSWAAEALARSGVGHLTLIDMDHVAESNINRQIHALSGTLGQAKVLAMRDRIAQINPICRVDCIDDFVDADNWPGLLAGVAVDAVIDACDQVKAKTAMAAWALSGKHRLISVGAAGGKRLAHKVDIDDLSATTHDPLLAQLRYRLRKHHRAARDGKKMGVVCVFSREAVAPPDASCMLAGEGDGSLNCHGYGSVVAVTATFGQCAAGWVIDKIAETSLKS
- the ybgF gene encoding tol-pal system protein YbgF; translated protein: MQSPLIVKPVKTLLAALLAGLFATASQAAIFEDGEARRAILELRQRVDSMQATQQRSAEELRQDSEQLRRNLLDLQNQIELLRSEQAKLRGQNEQLLRDVADLQRRQKDIAQGVDERLSKFEPVKVTLDGQEFQADPSEKRDFEAALAIFRSGKFAEASTAFASFVRQNPRSGYVPSSRFWLGNAQYAQRDYKEAIGNFKQLLTDAPTHARAPEAALSIANCQLELKDNRASRKTLEDLVRAYPQSEAAAAAKERLARLK
- the pal gene encoding peptidoglycan-associated lipoprotein Pal, which translates into the protein MIKQATLALSLVALMAAGCSSGVKLDDVPVEDKTASSTTGNGANSGGTSQSGVAGVDLNQSARDGAGPVGVSRIVYFDYDSYVIKPEFQAVIEAHARFIKAGGNRKLMVEGHTDERGGREYNLALGQKRAEAVRRALALLGVQDAQVEAVSFGKEKPAAQGGTEEVHAKNRRAELSYR
- a CDS encoding YebC/PmpR family DNA-binding transcriptional regulator, giving the protein MGAQWKAKGKALVADAKGKLFGKLVKEITVAARGGADPASNSRLRLVVEQARKASMPKDTLERAIKKGSGTGADAVNYERVIYEGFAPHQVAVMVECLTDNVNRTAPEMRVLFRKGQLGTSGSVAWDFNHVGMIEAEPAKPDADPELAAIEAGAQDFEAGDEEGTTTFWTDPTDLDLVSRALPAQGFTVLSAKLGYKPKNPVNPANLTAEQLEEVENFLAAIDGNDDVQNVFVSLAG